CGCCCAAAAAATTTCATAGATTCCATGCTTGGCAAAACAGTCAAACCGTCATTACTGCGATTAATACTTTTTATTGATGTCCACGCGGGGCTTTTCAGCAGTTCCAGCACTGCCATTGGCGCCCAACGCGGGATCCGTGTCATCGTTCTTCGAATAATAGTCGTGATAATAGCCGCTGTAGTAGTAGTAGCTTTCATCCTGCGACATATTGATGTTGTTCAACACGATTCCGATCAGGTTGCCACCGACCTTCTCGATCAGTTGCTTCGCGCGGATGTTCATCGGCTGCGGGTAGCGGCGATATTGGATGACCTGGAGAGTCATGTCCACTTCGCTGGCCAGGATGGAGGCATCGCTAACGCCCATGATTGGCGGCGAATCGAAGAACACGAAATCATAACGCAACTTAAGTTCGTTGATGAGATCCTTCATCTGTCCCGAACTCAAGATACCGAGCGAACTGCTGGGCAGCTTTCCGCTGGCCATGAAATCAAGGGCGGGCAATTTGCTGGTCTGGATGACTTCTTCGAGCGTGTTCTGTTTCAACAGATAGTTGGTCAAGCCCAGGTTGTTGGAAACACCCATGAGTTTATGCAACGTGGGACGGCGAAGGTCGGAATCAACCATGAGCACGCGCTGGCCGCTTTGCGCAAACACCGTCGCGAGATTACAAACCGTGGTGGACTTACCTTCACCGGCGCCAGCGCTGACGACCGCCACCGTGTTCAGTTTATCATCCTTGCGGGAAAACAATAGATTCGTGCGCAACACGCGATACGCTTCCGCGTGCGGACTCTCGACGCCTTCTTCCACGAGATAGCCGACGTTTTGTGGAATGACACCGAGCACGGGCGCTTGCAGCGTCCGCTCGACATCGTCAATCGTCTTGACGCTGGTATCGAGATATTCGATGAAGAACGCGAGACCGATGCCGACCACCAAGCCGATGATGATACCCAAAGCTATATTCAGGGGCTTATTGGGACGTACGGGACGCTGACTGGTTTCAGCGCGCTCGATGATCTGCACCATCGTCGTCTTCGGCATCTTGAGATCAACACTTTCCTGGAAGGTGCGCAAGGCGAGCACTTCACGGAATTTGCGGAGGCGATCCAATTCAGATTTGGCCAGATAGTAAGGGCGAGTCCGTTCGGCAGTATCAATATCCTCAGCCTTGGCGCTGTCAACTTTGGCCTGGGAATTCGTCACGACCGCCTTCAATGAAGCAACGCGCGTTTCCATCGCCTGCATGATGCCGTTGACGCGATCATCAATTTCCTTGTCCAAACCCGCCTTCAATTTGACCGCGCGTTGAACTTCGGGATTCTGATCGCCATAATCACTTCGCAAAGTGATGAGGCGCGATTCGGTTTCGAGAGAATTTTGCAGCAACTGGGCCAGAATAGTATCAGGAGCGGCAGTCGGAATGGTTTGAATGAGTTCGGCGCTGGACAGTTCTTTGAGCT
The nucleotide sequence above comes from Verrucomicrobiia bacterium. Encoded proteins:
- a CDS encoding polysaccharide biosynthesis tyrosine autokinase, encoding MDPLKTTNAPEAKLHFLDYWRIIRIRKTVILAVFLLVVITATIVTFILPEAYSSRARIKLERDSTDVAGVDGQRNISGVYDPYFIQTEFEVIQSEIVLDEVIDRLNLNEKWQKKYNSDTKFKTTDTRTALKRMIDLRPSRNTSIIDITVFSDDKKEAADIANAIADVYYDYRQKVRTELTMGGIKAFEKELDVQDTKITAKEAEVDKLRNDLHVVENDPQNTSQPGSLGPMDVIHYNSIKIEGEAVYIREQTMLDKLKELSSAELIQTIPTAAPDTILAQLLQNSLETESRLITLRSDYGDQNPEVQRAVKLKAGLDKEIDDRVNGIMQAMETRVASLKAVVTNSQAKVDSAKAEDIDTAERTRPYYLAKSELDRLRKFREVLALRTFQESVDLKMPKTTMVQIIERAETSQRPVRPNKPLNIALGIIIGLVVGIGLAFFIEYLDTSVKTIDDVERTLQAPVLGVIPQNVGYLVEEGVESPHAEAYRVLRTNLLFSRKDDKLNTVAVVSAGAGEGKSTTVCNLATVFAQSGQRVLMVDSDLRRPTLHKLMGVSNNLGLTNYLLKQNTLEEVIQTSKLPALDFMASGKLPSSSLGILSSGQMKDLINELKLRYDFVFFDSPPIMGVSDASILASEVDMTLQVIQYRRYPQPMNIRAKQLIEKVGGNLIGIVLNNINMSQDESYYYYSGYYHDYYSKNDDTDPALGANGSAGTAEKPRVDINKKY